In the Maridesulfovibrio ferrireducens genome, one interval contains:
- a CDS encoding CynX/NimT family MFS transporter, producing MSIKIKKSSQLLLVIIIILVSFNLRAPLTSVGPIIHFIQKEFLLNNSMAGLLTTLPLIVFGIISLFVSKISAKFGSMRTLISGLVLILIGEAIRSYTGLYGLFIGTGILGIGIAVGNVLIPSFIKQKFSAHIGPITSLYATSMCLSAALGAGLSAPLILQFNFDWRDTLFIWSVLAVITIATMFFYLIKNKPAQLPPKTATPELFGINEKSIWKSPLAWWVTLFMGAQSLVFYSLAAWLPSMITSKGMGVEFAGLMCLVYQLMAIPATLIIPVLAGRRDDQRKLTTIKIGIYLLGILLLFFTKSKTIILLSVVLMGIGMGGSISLAIAFISLRTPNAKKTTQLSGMSQSFGYFFAALGPFLLGFMYDVTQSWDLPIISLVTVLILLAFFGLKAGANNVTHD from the coding sequence TTGAGTATTAAAATAAAGAAGAGTTCCCAGTTATTATTAGTTATCATAATTATTCTTGTATCATTTAACTTGCGAGCCCCGCTTACTTCTGTAGGGCCGATCATTCATTTTATACAAAAAGAATTTCTATTAAACAACAGTATGGCTGGATTACTGACAACATTACCATTGATAGTCTTTGGTATAATTTCTCTATTTGTTTCAAAAATAAGCGCAAAATTTGGATCTATGCGCACGCTTATTTCAGGTCTTGTTTTAATTCTTATAGGAGAAGCGATTCGCTCCTATACCGGTTTGTACGGCTTATTTATAGGTACGGGCATTTTGGGCATTGGGATTGCCGTTGGCAATGTGCTTATACCAAGCTTTATAAAACAAAAATTTTCCGCTCATATCGGCCCTATAACAAGCCTTTACGCTACATCCATGTGCCTTTCTGCGGCGCTTGGAGCCGGACTAAGTGCCCCGCTCATTTTACAGTTTAATTTTGACTGGAGAGATACACTATTTATATGGAGTGTTTTGGCGGTAATAACGATTGCAACCATGTTTTTTTATTTAATAAAAAACAAACCTGCTCAACTCCCCCCGAAAACCGCCACCCCCGAACTTTTTGGAATAAATGAAAAATCGATATGGAAGTCCCCGTTGGCTTGGTGGGTGACGCTGTTTATGGGCGCTCAATCTCTCGTGTTCTATTCTCTCGCAGCATGGCTGCCCTCCATGATTACATCCAAAGGGATGGGGGTTGAATTTGCAGGATTAATGTGTCTTGTTTATCAGCTGATGGCCATTCCTGCTACTTTGATTATTCCGGTTCTGGCAGGTAGACGGGATGATCAGAGAAAACTTACGACAATTAAAATTGGAATCTACCTTTTGGGTATCCTTCTACTTTTTTTTACAAAATCAAAAACGATCATTTTACTGTCTGTGGTCTTAATGGGTATAGGTATGGGAGGGAGTATCAGTTTAGCAATTGCATTTATTTCCTTGCGTACCCCCAATGCTAAAAAGACAACTCAACTTTCCGGGATGTCACAATCCTTTGGCTATTTTTTCGCGGCACTCGGTCCGTTTTTACTGGGATTTATGTATGACGTAACACAGTCATGGGATTTGCCCATCATAAGTCTCGTTACGGTTCTAATATTGTTGGCATTTTTCGGGCTCAAAGCGGGAGCAAATAACGTGACACATGATTAA
- a CDS encoding phospholipase D family protein, with protein sequence MSACATRYLPEHPPQKIINNAYPPATKGKIADLATRLQVLHGQGKPASLALARNDEALRWRILLTDLATESIDLQTFILHNDASASFLLDRLIAAADRGVRVRILIDDFLISNDKNIPILDSHPNIEVHVFNPWRGRETTIGKGFEFITRMDRLNQRMHNKLMVIDNHAAIMGGRNISDEYFGINSNFNFRDMEILTIGPIVKEISHQFDIYWNDALAYPGDAFAHRKITSKMLDELRKDLNKQISKSQTLLAQFSAPQQGWDSYLEYFQNKSTSGKTWVVYDDPPVSVADKTQVRHTHRMNGLEIVPQKELLIISAYFIPDNQTLEDFKGLIKKGVSIKILTNSLGSNDQIITNSAYKFKRIPILKTGAELYELRSDAKDRIMSEDPRVKAKWLGLHSKLIIIDRKISYVGSLNWDPRSIAINTEIGLIIEDPVLGEQLAQIALRDMHPENAWRVLIDSKGKLYWKNSDRKVYLQPARNLWRRIKDAFYTLLPIKDQL encoded by the coding sequence GTGAGCGCATGTGCGACCCGCTACCTGCCTGAACACCCTCCTCAAAAGATTATAAACAATGCCTACCCTCCAGCCACGAAAGGAAAAATCGCCGACCTTGCAACTCGCTTACAAGTCTTGCACGGTCAGGGTAAACCTGCGTCTTTAGCTTTGGCTCGTAATGATGAAGCTTTGCGGTGGCGTATACTCTTAACTGATTTGGCTACTGAATCGATAGATCTTCAGACATTTATTTTACACAATGATGCTTCCGCCAGCTTTCTTTTGGACAGATTAATAGCTGCTGCCGACCGGGGAGTACGAGTGCGGATATTAATTGACGACTTCCTCATATCGAATGACAAAAACATTCCCATCCTTGATTCCCATCCCAACATTGAAGTCCACGTATTCAACCCGTGGAGAGGAAGAGAAACAACCATAGGGAAAGGGTTTGAATTTATCACCAGAATGGATCGTCTAAATCAAAGAATGCACAATAAGCTCATGGTAATAGATAATCATGCCGCAATTATGGGCGGGCGAAATATCAGTGATGAATATTTCGGTATAAACTCCAATTTCAATTTCCGCGATATGGAAATCCTTACTATCGGCCCTATTGTCAAAGAAATATCCCATCAATTTGATATATACTGGAATGATGCGCTGGCCTATCCCGGTGATGCTTTTGCACACAGAAAAATTACTTCGAAGATGCTGGATGAGCTTAGAAAAGATCTTAACAAACAAATTTCAAAATCGCAGACCTTACTGGCTCAATTTTCAGCGCCACAACAAGGCTGGGACAGCTACTTAGAATATTTTCAAAATAAATCTACATCCGGTAAGACATGGGTAGTCTACGATGATCCTCCGGTAAGCGTTGCCGACAAAACACAGGTAAGACATACACACAGGATGAACGGACTTGAGATAGTTCCGCAAAAAGAACTGCTGATCATCTCGGCTTATTTCATTCCAGACAATCAAACCCTTGAGGATTTTAAAGGACTGATCAAAAAAGGTGTATCAATTAAAATTTTAACAAACTCTCTAGGCTCAAATGACCAGATTATCACCAACAGCGCCTACAAATTCAAAAGAATACCTATACTAAAAACAGGCGCAGAACTTTACGAATTACGTTCTGATGCAAAAGACCGCATTATGTCTGAAGACCCCAGAGTAAAAGCCAAATGGCTGGGGCTGCATTCCAAGCTGATTATTATTGATCGCAAAATTTCATATGTAGGGTCACTGAACTGGGACCCACGATCTATCGCAATCAATACGGAAATCGGGCTTATTATCGAAGACCCCGTTTTAGGTGAGCAGTTAGCACAAATTGCGCTGAGAGATATGCACCCGGAAAATGCGTGGCGTGTGTTGATTGATAGCAAAGGAAAGCTATACTGGAAAAACAGCGACAGGAAAGTTTATCTTCAACCTGCCAGAAATTTGTGGCGCAGAATAAAAGACGCATTCTACACCCTTCTTCCTATTAAAGATCAACTCTGA
- a CDS encoding helix-turn-helix domain-containing protein: MSKGKIQYLRPVEVEGLEIQEVINSNHSFPNHTHGFHSVGVMEAGGCYCRQSGAESSFVRGGEIALFNPGLVHSGVLPSRNSLITYRVFSFANPLIEQASRDLAEKEGLPEFRSVVIEDELATCSLTQLKHTVVAQAGRLALDTALSRAAAALLTRHCEITSKVPKTKEPVAVQKTRDYLTENLSGKVSLKELSQIAGLSRYHLLRVFREATGLPPHNFHIQQRIEHAKKLLRTGTPFAQVALESGFSDQSHFTNVFHRYTGATPSQYTYGQ, translated from the coding sequence ATGAGCAAGGGCAAAATTCAATACCTGCGCCCCGTTGAGGTCGAAGGGTTAGAGATTCAGGAAGTCATAAACTCGAATCACTCTTTCCCGAATCATACGCACGGCTTCCACTCTGTCGGAGTAATGGAAGCCGGGGGTTGCTATTGCCGTCAGTCCGGAGCAGAAAGTTCATTTGTCAGAGGAGGAGAAATAGCCCTATTTAATCCAGGCCTCGTTCATTCCGGAGTCCTGCCAAGCCGGAACTCACTGATAACTTATAGGGTTTTCAGCTTTGCCAATCCTCTTATTGAACAGGCTTCCCGGGATCTTGCCGAAAAAGAAGGACTGCCTGAATTCAGATCAGTAGTAATTGAAGACGAGCTTGCCACCTGTTCCCTCACTCAATTGAAACACACTGTTGTGGCCCAAGCAGGCAGGCTCGCTCTCGACACGGCTCTTTCCAGAGCAGCGGCAGCATTGCTTACCCGTCACTGCGAAATAACCTCCAAAGTACCTAAAACCAAAGAACCTGTAGCGGTGCAAAAAACTCGGGACTACTTAACAGAGAACCTCTCCGGCAAAGTCTCCCTTAAAGAGCTCTCGCAAATAGCAGGACTTTCCCGTTATCATTTACTCAGAGTTTTCCGCGAAGCCACCGGATTGCCTCCTCATAACTTTCACATTCAACAACGGATTGAACACGCTAAAAAATTACTTCGCACCGGAACTCCATTTGCACAAGTTGCTCTTGAAAGCGGCTTCTCAGATCAAAGCCATTTCACAAACGTATTCCACAGATATACGGGAGCAACGCCAAGTCAGTATACTTACGGTCAATAA
- a CDS encoding DMT family transporter: MTTDHQKDDSLKPQNIFPVLAVLGAVFLWGSSFAAMKHLVTTINPWTIMWLRTGIATLALIPFTSRLSEPVKKGKDRKALALLAFLMPCLYFLFESHALTYTSATQAGLISASLPLMVAVGAGFFFKEKTTIIGWLGLAISITGVGVLSLTGSPSINATNPILGNMLEIAAMISATGYMLLVKRLSANYGPWTLTAVQNASGCLFFIPGLYLLIRDGLGPDPLTILIIAGYLGAFVTLGAFGLYNVGMSKLPAGKASAFINLVPAIAAFFGWLLLDETLTYLQMLASLIIFAGVWLAQCGDKIGRKKRLCRA, encoded by the coding sequence ATGACCACTGATCATCAGAAAGACGATTCTTTGAAACCGCAAAATATATTTCCTGTACTGGCTGTGCTTGGCGCAGTATTTCTTTGGGGTAGCTCATTCGCGGCAATGAAACACTTGGTTACAACCATAAACCCGTGGACCATCATGTGGCTCAGAACCGGTATTGCCACACTTGCCCTCATACCTTTTACGTCCAGACTTTCCGAACCTGTAAAAAAAGGAAAAGACCGCAAAGCTCTTGCCCTTTTGGCTTTTTTGATGCCCTGCCTCTATTTTTTATTCGAATCTCATGCCCTGACTTACACATCAGCAACACAAGCAGGACTGATATCAGCCTCACTGCCTCTGATGGTTGCGGTAGGAGCAGGATTCTTTTTCAAGGAAAAGACTACGATTATCGGCTGGCTGGGACTGGCAATATCCATAACAGGAGTTGGTGTACTGTCACTCACAGGCTCTCCATCGATTAATGCAACCAACCCAATCCTTGGCAACATGCTGGAAATCGCAGCAATGATCAGCGCGACCGGATACATGCTGTTAGTAAAACGATTGTCTGCGAACTACGGCCCGTGGACACTTACGGCTGTTCAAAATGCGTCAGGATGTTTATTTTTTATACCCGGTCTATACTTACTCATTCGCGACGGACTTGGGCCTGACCCGCTCACCATTCTGATAATTGCAGGCTATCTCGGGGCATTTGTAACTCTTGGCGCATTCGGACTTTACAATGTCGGAATGAGCAAACTTCCTGCCGGAAAAGCATCTGCATTCATCAATCTTGTTCCCGCAATTGCGGCTTTCTTCGGTTGGCTTCTTTTGGATGAAACTCTGACTTACCTGCAAATGCTCGCATCACTGATAATCTTTGCCGGGGTATGGCTTGCCCAGTGCGGGGATAAAATCGGCAGAAAAAAAAGACTCTGCCGTGCCTAG
- a CDS encoding BMP family lipoprotein, producing the protein MKKILSTIFILLLLAATAWAKPPVVGFVTGSSGLGDMSFNDMAYGGIRKAQQEFNFKLIILEPRKTGETTLKDFTTLADQSDVIILLGAQHQELTTQVAGIYPDKKFIIIEVPIENVANISSAVFKQYEGSFLAGALAGYVTKTHTIGFIGGAEVPAVQQFEKGFRDGAEYAAPGTTVLVEYLSPAGDFSGFNNPKKGYKLAMNQYGNNADIIFTVAGLTGNGIIEAARRSGKYAIGVDSDQDSLAKGNVLTSMIKRMDIAAYEELKDIMKGKFSSGPTYYGLEGDGVSLSEMKYTRDKISDEILKKIDIIRKKIIKKEIIIKKDQYE; encoded by the coding sequence ATGAAAAAAATATTATCGACTATTTTTATACTTCTGCTTCTGGCTGCAACAGCATGGGCAAAACCTCCCGTTGTGGGATTTGTTACCGGCTCCTCTGGATTGGGGGACATGTCCTTTAACGACATGGCTTACGGCGGAATTCGCAAAGCTCAGCAAGAATTCAATTTTAAATTGATAATTCTCGAGCCTCGTAAAACAGGTGAAACCACACTTAAAGATTTTACCACTCTTGCTGATCAATCTGATGTAATCATTCTTCTAGGTGCACAGCATCAAGAACTTACAACACAAGTGGCCGGAATTTACCCCGACAAAAAATTTATAATAATAGAAGTTCCAATTGAGAATGTTGCCAATATTTCCTCAGCCGTCTTTAAACAGTACGAAGGCTCATTCCTGGCCGGAGCTCTTGCCGGATATGTGACAAAAACACACACTATCGGATTTATAGGAGGGGCGGAGGTTCCTGCTGTGCAGCAGTTTGAAAAAGGTTTCCGCGACGGAGCAGAATATGCAGCTCCCGGAACAACCGTTCTTGTTGAATATCTCAGCCCCGCCGGAGATTTTTCAGGATTTAACAATCCGAAAAAAGGATACAAGCTGGCTATGAATCAATACGGAAATAATGCAGATATCATTTTTACCGTTGCCGGACTTACAGGAAACGGAATAATAGAAGCAGCAAGGCGCTCGGGAAAATACGCAATAGGAGTTGATTCAGATCAGGATTCTTTAGCCAAAGGAAATGTTCTGACCAGCATGATAAAACGTATGGATATAGCTGCTTATGAAGAACTAAAAGACATAATGAAAGGTAAATTTTCCTCCGGTCCCACTTACTATGGATTGGAAGGGGATGGGGTAAGTTTAAGCGAGATGAAATATACCCGCGATAAAATATCGGACGAAATCCTGAAAAAAATTGATATAATCAGAAAGAAGATTATCAAGAAAGAAATCATTATCAAGAAAGATCAGTATGAATAA
- a CDS encoding ATP-binding protein has product MKDSLRLKISIGTGLILAIFFFFLGYYIVDSQKKSLENRLYEHGSSIAALTARSCAEYLPRFSFFLIEDLALSVEQSPQVAFCEIFDREGTPFLQSGNIISKNHTIKNKPQYGDNIMIVSRSILNGEELLGRVEIGLKLDKVKRQINEKTLSLILLFSTCMLCTIIALDAFFKRILITPLGMLDKNTRKIANREFVTVDVGKRIDEIGRLALNFNYMSTNLKNLYLNLEVKVQERTHELETTNQKLVKAIAESKAMAVEASKGAVAKSQFLAAMSHEIRTPMNAILGMAEILEDSGLDSEQKRFIEILQESGKSLLLLINEILDLSKIEAGQAHFEHKDIDLDQLLGKAFKVTALAGHSKGLELAYNINRNIPQKIIGDPSRLQQIFVNLIGNAIKFTERGFVVIEVSLSENKSIEYKNKVGIHFAVKDSGIGIEENKLESIFDRFTQADSSTTRQYGGTGLGLSICKSLCEAMGGKIWIESKKGFGSTVHMDIPFIKSTVIFSNDSILKDKSILLINDQDYSREAFAIRLSSTVKRIDKAHSFETAKTLINDQKQKGLIYDLILIKDNIHGWNWEKTVSSLKKLEIQEERIILIATVDHDHIDKSFDGNVMLKPLTLLDLEKVAKEILVKTSHNLSEKNNMRTIEIQTSPLNVLLVEDNNANCMLIELFFKNLPHKLTIAKNGQEGFDKGTSSHFDLILMDIEMPIIDGYECTRKIREWEKEQGKTPCKIVALTAHALTEVREKILTAGCDSFLTKPVSKEKIVNTLNEQNEKGRVS; this is encoded by the coding sequence ATGAAAGACAGTTTAAGGCTGAAAATATCAATAGGCACTGGTCTTATTTTGGCGATTTTTTTCTTTTTTCTCGGGTACTACATTGTTGATTCCCAGAAAAAATCATTAGAAAACCGCCTCTACGAACATGGCAGCAGCATAGCGGCTCTGACAGCTCGTTCATGCGCAGAATACCTGCCACGTTTCAGCTTCTTTTTAATAGAAGATCTAGCCCTTTCTGTCGAACAATCACCCCAAGTAGCCTTTTGCGAAATTTTTGACCGCGAAGGTACCCCTTTTCTGCAATCGGGAAATATTATTTCCAAAAATCACACAATTAAAAACAAGCCGCAATATGGCGACAATATAATGATTGTATCTCGCTCTATTCTCAATGGTGAAGAACTTTTGGGCCGAGTTGAAATTGGATTGAAACTGGATAAGGTCAAACGTCAGATTAATGAAAAAACTCTCAGTCTGATTCTTCTTTTCAGCACATGTATGCTTTGCACAATTATCGCTTTGGATGCTTTTTTCAAACGCATTCTGATTACTCCTCTCGGAATGCTTGATAAAAATACAAGAAAGATTGCCAATCGCGAATTTGTTACGGTTGATGTGGGCAAAAGAATAGATGAAATAGGGAGATTAGCTTTAAATTTCAACTATATGAGTACAAATCTGAAGAATCTTTACCTAAACCTTGAAGTCAAAGTTCAGGAACGAACTCACGAACTCGAAACAACCAACCAAAAACTGGTTAAAGCTATTGCTGAATCGAAAGCAATGGCTGTCGAAGCTTCAAAAGGAGCCGTTGCCAAATCGCAATTTCTTGCCGCGATGAGCCACGAAATAAGAACTCCTATGAATGCGATTCTAGGAATGGCTGAAATTCTCGAAGATTCCGGACTGGACAGTGAACAAAAACGATTTATCGAAATCCTTCAAGAATCTGGAAAATCACTGCTGCTCCTGATTAATGAGATTCTGGATTTAAGCAAAATTGAAGCAGGGCAAGCCCACTTTGAACATAAAGATATTGATCTCGACCAATTACTGGGAAAAGCATTTAAGGTCACAGCACTTGCAGGCCACAGCAAAGGACTTGAACTTGCGTACAATATCAACAGAAATATTCCTCAAAAAATTATCGGCGACCCTTCAAGGCTGCAACAAATTTTTGTAAACCTCATTGGCAACGCCATCAAATTCACCGAAAGAGGTTTTGTTGTTATTGAAGTGTCCCTGAGCGAAAACAAATCTATTGAATATAAGAATAAGGTAGGGATACATTTTGCTGTGAAGGATAGCGGGATAGGAATTGAAGAAAACAAACTTGAAAGTATTTTTGACAGATTTACACAGGCAGACTCTTCCACAACACGCCAATACGGGGGAACAGGTCTGGGTCTTTCAATTTGCAAATCCCTTTGTGAAGCAATGGGTGGAAAAATTTGGATTGAAAGTAAAAAAGGGTTCGGCTCCACCGTACATATGGATATTCCTTTTATAAAAAGTACCGTCATTTTTTCCAACGATTCAATCCTTAAAGATAAGTCTATCCTGCTGATTAACGATCAAGATTATTCACGCGAAGCTTTTGCAATAAGACTCAGCTCAACGGTTAAAAGAATTGATAAAGCTCATTCTTTTGAAACCGCTAAAACATTGATAAATGATCAAAAACAAAAAGGGCTGATTTATGACCTTATTCTTATCAAAGATAATATTCACGGCTGGAACTGGGAAAAAACAGTCTCATCACTAAAAAAACTGGAAATACAAGAAGAAAGAATTATCCTCATTGCCACTGTGGACCATGATCATATAGACAAGTCCTTTGATGGAAATGTCATGCTTAAACCACTCACGCTCTTGGATTTGGAAAAAGTGGCAAAAGAAATCCTAGTCAAAACTTCTCATAATCTTTCTGAAAAAAACAACATGCGGACAATCGAAATTCAAACTTCGCCTCTCAATGTTCTGCTGGTAGAAGATAATAATGCCAACTGCATGTTGATTGAACTTTTTTTCAAAAACCTTCCCCATAAACTAACCATTGCCAAAAACGGACAGGAAGGCTTTGACAAAGGAACCAGCTCACATTTTGATTTAATTTTAATGGACATTGAAATGCCTATTATTGACGGCTATGAATGCACTCGCAAAATAAGAGAATGGGAAAAAGAACAAGGGAAAACACCATGCAAAATTGTAGCTCTTACGGCTCATGCTTTAACTGAAGTACGAGAAAAAATACTTACGGCGGGCTGCGATTCTTTCCTTACTAAACCTGTTTCAAAAGAGAAAATAGTTAACACCCTGAACGAACAAAACGAGAAAGGCCGCGTCAGCTGA
- a CDS encoding NirD/YgiW/YdeI family stress tolerance protein, whose amino-acid sequence MSVIFLVLLVIVAAAATAECQDPKSNDVTTVAEARISGADTKAVLHGHFIKKINNNKYVFQDATGEIIVDLGTDKAGSLPANESAEVSLEGRVEQDLIFAGIEAQKISVLN is encoded by the coding sequence ATGAGTGTTATATTTCTCGTTCTTCTAGTTATTGTAGCAGCCGCAGCAACCGCTGAATGTCAGGACCCAAAGTCTAACGATGTAACAACTGTAGCGGAAGCCAGAATTTCCGGCGCAGATACTAAAGCTGTTCTGCACGGACACTTCATTAAGAAGATTAACAATAATAAGTATGTATTTCAAGACGCGACTGGCGAAATAATTGTGGATTTAGGCACTGACAAAGCAGGTTCCCTGCCTGCTAACGAAAGCGCTGAAGTCTCACTTGAAGGCAGGGTCGAGCAGGACCTTATCTTCGCCGGGATCGAAGCTCAGAAAATATCCGTTCTAAACTAA
- a CDS encoding RluA family pseudouridine synthase, with amino-acid sequence MSQEKLLDIVYADNKLVVVNKPSGLLSVPGRGPENQDCVVTRVQAMFPECRKFPTVHRLDMDTSGLLVLGLTARAVRELIDQFQKRQVKKRYIALLDGIIKEDEGIIEMAFRLDPYNRPYQVYDPIHGKLGVTHWRKLGIENGMTRVEFSPRTGRTHQLRVHSAHPLGLNCPIVGDRLYGTGTAPGQLKLHAGYLCFTHPKTKEVLEFEIPPLF; translated from the coding sequence ATGAGCCAAGAAAAGCTTCTAGACATAGTATATGCCGACAACAAGCTCGTGGTTGTGAATAAGCCAAGCGGCTTGCTATCTGTCCCCGGACGCGGCCCTGAAAATCAAGACTGCGTGGTTACCCGTGTTCAGGCCATGTTTCCTGAATGCCGCAAATTTCCCACGGTTCACAGGCTTGATATGGACACTTCCGGACTGCTTGTACTGGGACTTACGGCTCGTGCGGTGCGGGAACTGATTGATCAGTTTCAAAAACGGCAGGTTAAAAAAAGATACATTGCTTTGCTGGACGGAATTATAAAAGAAGATGAAGGCATCATAGAGATGGCTTTCAGGCTTGATCCTTATAATCGCCCCTATCAGGTGTATGATCCCATACATGGAAAATTAGGTGTAACTCACTGGCGCAAACTGGGAATAGAGAACGGCATGACCAGAGTAGAATTTAGCCCCCGTACAGGCCGTACTCATCAACTGAGAGTTCACTCGGCCCATCCTCTCGGGCTTAACTGTCCCATTGTAGGAGACAGGCTGTATGGAACCGGAACAGCGCCGGGACAGCTAAAACTTCATGCCGGGTACTTATGCTTTACGCACCCCAAAACTAAAGAAGTGCTGGAATTTGAAATTCCGCCATTGTTTTAG